Proteins from a genomic interval of Pseudomonas versuta:
- a CDS encoding alpha/beta fold hydrolase, with protein sequence MLGGLEWRQHTPHASRAVVIINAATSVRCCYYTRFAEYLFSHGMDVMLFDYRGIGASRTGSLRGFKASWSDWGSLDFEALLKRAQRQYPGQPIDVVGHSFGGCAAGLAASGAVIRRVVTVGAQFACWRDYAPAQRWQMVTKWHAVMPLLTGLCGYFPGKRLGWLEDTPAGVVKDWVTFGTRFEQLPSARHLGALPFASVKAKTLAISLSDDPFGTVAAIERLLSHFSASSRTHLRISPEDIGVTEIGHFAFFHNRFHDSLWPIALQWLQTGALAIDVPGSIQYPL encoded by the coding sequence TTGCTGGGCGGTCTTGAATGGCGCCAGCACACGCCGCACGCCTCGCGCGCCGTAGTCATCATCAATGCCGCCACCTCGGTGCGCTGCTGCTACTACACGCGCTTTGCCGAGTATCTGTTCAGCCATGGCATGGACGTGATGCTGTTTGACTACCGCGGCATCGGCGCCTCGCGCACAGGATCACTGCGCGGCTTCAAGGCCTCATGGTCGGACTGGGGATCACTGGACTTTGAAGCGCTCCTCAAGCGCGCACAGCGCCAATACCCGGGGCAGCCGATCGATGTGGTCGGACACAGCTTTGGCGGCTGTGCAGCAGGCCTGGCAGCGTCCGGGGCGGTTATTCGCCGTGTAGTGACCGTAGGGGCGCAATTTGCCTGCTGGCGTGACTATGCGCCCGCACAGCGCTGGCAGATGGTTACCAAGTGGCACGCCGTCATGCCTTTGCTCACCGGGCTCTGCGGCTACTTCCCGGGCAAGCGCCTGGGCTGGCTAGAAGACACCCCGGCAGGCGTGGTCAAGGACTGGGTGACGTTCGGCACGCGCTTTGAGCAACTCCCCAGCGCCCGCCACCTCGGGGCCCTGCCCTTTGCTTCGGTAAAGGCCAAAACCCTCGCCATCAGCCTTAGCGACGATCCGTTCGGCACCGTGGCGGCCATCGAGCGCTTGCTGAGCCATTTCAGCGCCAGCTCCCGCACACATTTACGCATCAGCCCGGAAGATATCGGTGTAACAGAGATCGGCCATTTCGCGTTTTTTCATAACCGATTCCATGACAGCTTATGGCCGATTGCCCTGCAATGGTTACAAACGGGGGCATTGGCAATCGATGTGCCCGGATCCATACAATACCCCCTGTAG
- the arsH gene encoding arsenical resistance protein ArsH: MSEQMPNLNLGLLDQPGAEQQPHPPRILLLYGSTRERSFSRLLVEEAARLLRHLGAETRIFNPSGLPLPDDAPRDHPKVQELLELMQWSEGQVWCSPERHGAMSAVFKAQIDWVPLALGAVRPTQGKTLAVMQVSGGSQSFNTVSQLRNLGRWMRMFTIPNQSSVPKAYMEFDDQDRMKPSALYDRVVDVMEELVKFTLLLRDRPDLVDRYSERKETAEELSDRVNQRAI, translated from the coding sequence ATGAGCGAACAGATGCCTAACCTCAACCTCGGACTGCTCGATCAGCCCGGTGCGGAGCAGCAACCGCATCCGCCGCGCATTTTGCTGCTGTACGGCTCGACGCGGGAGCGCTCGTTCAGCCGTTTGCTGGTTGAAGAGGCTGCACGCTTGCTGCGTCACTTGGGTGCCGAGACCCGGATCTTCAATCCGTCCGGGTTGCCGCTGCCCGATGATGCCCCCCGCGACCATCCCAAGGTCCAGGAGCTGCTGGAGTTGATGCAATGGTCAGAAGGGCAGGTGTGGTGCTCACCCGAGCGTCACGGCGCCATGTCTGCCGTGTTCAAGGCACAAATTGACTGGGTGCCGCTGGCGCTGGGGGCGGTGCGTCCCACGCAAGGCAAGACCCTGGCGGTGATGCAGGTCTCGGGTGGCTCGCAGTCGTTCAATACCGTCAGCCAGTTGCGTAATTTGGGGCGCTGGATGCGCATGTTCACCATCCCCAACCAGTCCTCGGTGCCCAAGGCCTACATGGAATTTGACGATCAGGACCGGATGAAGCCCTCGGCGCTCTACGACCGCGTGGTAGATGTGATGGAAGAACTGGTCAAATTCACCTTGCTCCTGCGCGACCGTCCGGACCTGGTAGATCGCTATTCGGAACGCAAGGAAACGGCTGAAGAGTTGTCTGACCGGGTTAACCAGCGGGCGATCTAA
- a CDS encoding arsenate reductase ArsC, protein MKVLFMCTANSCRSILSEAMFNHLAPPGFEAVSSGSFPKGRVLPRSLSTLQDAGIATAGLYSKGNEAFEGAPPDIVITVCDKVAGEACPVYFGPAVKAHWGLADPSEVVADEAGIDQAFRATLAQIERRCRTFFELPFESLSVPGLRLELERISTL, encoded by the coding sequence ATGAAAGTTCTGTTTATGTGTACGGCCAATAGCTGCCGAAGCATTTTGTCCGAGGCGATGTTCAACCATTTGGCACCGCCAGGCTTTGAGGCTGTCAGTTCCGGCAGCTTTCCCAAAGGCCGGGTGCTGCCGCGCAGCCTGAGCACCCTGCAAGACGCCGGGATAGCCACGGCGGGTTTGTACAGTAAAGGCAACGAGGCCTTCGAAGGAGCGCCCCCCGACATCGTAATTACGGTGTGTGACAAGGTGGCCGGTGAGGCCTGCCCGGTGTATTTCGGCCCCGCAGTCAAAGCCCATTGGGGGCTTGCCGACCCTTCCGAGGTTGTGGCTGACGAAGCCGGGATTGATCAGGCATTTCGAGCCACCCTGGCGCAGATTGAGAGGCGCTGCCGGACTTTTTTCGAGCTACCGTTTGAATCCCTTTCGGTGCCTGGGCTCAGGCTTGAGCTTGAGCGAATTTCCACGTTGTAA
- a CDS encoding arsenic transporter, which yields MLAAIAIFVFTIVLVIWQPRGLGVGWSASLGALLALIFGVVQPGDVPVVWSIIWNATGTFVALIIISLLLDEAGFFAWAALHVARWGRGRGKRLFAYMVLLGALVSALFANDGAALILTPIVVAMLLALRFSPAATLAFVMGAGFIADTASLPLVVSNLVNIVSADYFNIGFNQYAAVMVPVNLVSVAATLGMLLWFFRRDIPADYDPAQLDDPASAINDKATFVAGWWVLGILLAGCFALEPLGIPISAISALCAALLLGIAAWGHKISTRKVLKEAPWQIVIFSLGMYLVVYGLRNAGLTDYLAGWLDGFARYGVWGATLGTGLLTALLSSIMNNLPTVLIAALSIDASSATGVIKEAMIYANVIGSDLGPKITPIGSLATLLWLHVLARKGIRITWGYYFKVGIVLTLPVLLITLAALAVRLGG from the coding sequence ATGTTGGCTGCCATTGCGATTTTTGTGTTCACGATTGTGCTGGTCATCTGGCAGCCCCGGGGGCTCGGGGTGGGCTGGAGCGCCTCGCTGGGGGCGCTGCTGGCCCTGATTTTTGGTGTGGTGCAACCGGGCGATGTCCCGGTTGTGTGGTCGATCATCTGGAATGCCACAGGCACCTTCGTGGCGTTGATCATCATCAGCCTGTTGCTCGATGAAGCCGGGTTCTTTGCCTGGGCGGCCTTGCATGTGGCGCGGTGGGGTAGAGGCCGCGGTAAACGTTTATTCGCCTATATGGTGTTGCTGGGTGCCCTGGTGTCGGCGCTGTTTGCCAACGACGGCGCGGCGTTGATTCTTACCCCTATCGTGGTCGCCATGTTGCTGGCGCTGCGTTTTTCGCCGGCGGCAACCCTGGCTTTTGTGATGGGGGCAGGCTTTATTGCCGACACCGCAAGCTTGCCGCTGGTGGTGTCGAACCTGGTCAATATCGTCTCGGCGGATTACTTCAACATCGGCTTCAACCAGTACGCCGCGGTGATGGTGCCGGTCAACCTGGTGAGCGTGGCGGCCACGCTGGGCATGTTGTTGTGGTTTTTCCGGCGCGACATTCCCGCCGATTACGACCCTGCGCAGCTTGATGACCCGGCCAGTGCCATCAATGACAAAGCCACTTTCGTGGCGGGCTGGTGGGTGCTGGGGATTTTGTTGGCGGGCTGTTTCGCTCTGGAACCGCTGGGGATTCCCATCAGCGCCATCTCGGCCTTGTGCGCGGCGTTGTTGCTGGGCATCGCGGCGTGGGGGCACAAAATCTCCACCCGCAAGGTACTCAAGGAGGCGCCGTGGCAGATCGTGATTTTCTCCCTGGGCATGTACCTGGTGGTCTACGGCCTGCGTAACGCCGGGCTCACCGATTACCTGGCCGGCTGGCTCGACGGCTTTGCCCGCTACGGTGTGTGGGGCGCGACCCTGGGTACTGGCCTGTTGACGGCGTTGCTGTCATCAATCATGAACAACCTGCCCACCGTGCTGATCGCAGCCCTGTCCATTGACGCCAGCAGCGCTACCGGGGTGATCAAGGAGGCCATGATCTACGCCAACGTGATCGGTAGCGACCTTGGGCCAAAAATCACCCCGATCGGCAGTCTGGCCACTCTCCTGTGGCTGCACGTACTGGCGCGCAAAGGGATACGCATTACCTGGGGTTACTATTTCAAGGTCGGGATCGTGCTGACGTTACCGGTGCTGTTGATCACGTTGGCGGCGTTGGCCGTGCGGTTGGGAGGGTAG
- a CDS encoding metalloregulator ArsR/SmtB family transcription factor has product MTDDFPPPAIFKCLADATRMRSALLIVQEGELCVCELMCALNDSQPKISRHLAQLRNCGLLLDRRQGQWVYYRLNPALPQWVMSVLDTTLNANGQWLRDDVLRLEAMGDRPQRNRCC; this is encoded by the coding sequence ATGACGGACGATTTTCCCCCTCCGGCGATTTTTAAGTGTCTGGCTGATGCCACCCGAATGCGCTCTGCGCTGCTCATCGTGCAAGAAGGTGAGTTGTGCGTCTGTGAGCTGATGTGTGCGCTCAATGACAGCCAGCCCAAAATCTCCCGTCACCTGGCGCAATTGCGCAATTGCGGGCTGCTGCTGGACCGTCGCCAGGGCCAGTGGGTTTATTACCGGCTTAATCCGGCGCTGCCGCAGTGGGTCATGTCGGTCCTCGACACCACCTTGAATGCCAACGGGCAATGGTTGCGCGACGATGTGTTGCGCCTTGAAGCCATGGGCGACCGCCCTCAACGCAACCGCTGCTGCTGA
- a CDS encoding DUF1272 domain-containing protein: protein MLELRPNCECCDCDLPPDSSLARICSFECTFCASCSEQKLGGLCPNCGGELMVRPRRPVNKLGNNPASKTRVTKPEGCTARN, encoded by the coding sequence ATGCTCGAATTACGCCCCAATTGCGAATGCTGTGATTGTGACCTACCGCCTGATTCTTCCCTTGCGCGGATCTGTTCATTCGAATGCACGTTTTGCGCCTCCTGTTCGGAGCAAAAACTGGGCGGGCTTTGCCCTAACTGCGGGGGCGAGCTGATGGTGCGGCCGCGTCGACCGGTCAACAAGCTGGGCAATAACCCGGCCTCCAAAACGCGAGTGACCAAGCCTGAAGGCTGCACCGCCCGCAACTGA
- a CDS encoding biliverdin-producing heme oxygenase: protein MPYESSSPPTPSVLNELRSGTRTLHVALEKRLPFFSDSLDLQRYTRLLAAYYGFYQAMENRLEHSTLIPPGFDLHARLKTRALVQDLRALNISPRSLSLCPALPQLGSEASVLGVLYVLEGATLGGNILRKQIAERLGLQAHDGCAFLYVYGEATGRYWKSFLDFLCAVPLDARARDEAVKAACSTFSCFEQWLERQEVLL, encoded by the coding sequence ATGCCATACGAATCCAGCTCCCCGCCAACGCCTTCGGTTTTGAACGAGCTCCGCTCAGGCACCCGGACCCTGCATGTTGCGCTTGAGAAGCGCCTGCCGTTTTTCTCGGACAGTCTTGACCTGCAACGTTACACACGTCTGTTGGCGGCCTATTACGGGTTCTATCAGGCAATGGAAAACCGGCTTGAACACAGCACGTTGATCCCGCCGGGTTTTGACTTGCATGCTCGCCTCAAGACCCGGGCCCTGGTGCAGGACCTGCGCGCCCTGAACATCAGCCCCCGGTCACTGTCGCTGTGCCCGGCACTGCCGCAACTGGGCAGCGAAGCCAGTGTGCTGGGGGTTTTATATGTGCTCGAGGGCGCCACGCTGGGCGGCAATATTTTGCGCAAACAGATTGCTGAACGCCTGGGGCTGCAAGCCCATGACGGCTGTGCCTTTCTTTACGTTTATGGCGAAGCCACTGGCCGCTACTGGAAGTCTTTCCTGGATTTTCTCTGTGCAGTGCCACTGGACGCCCGGGCACGCGATGAAGCCGTGAAGGCGGCCTGTTCTACATTTAGCTGCTTCGAGCAATGGCTCGAACGTCAGGAGGTGTTGTTATGA
- a CDS encoding ATP-binding protein translates to MNPLDPETFETLLTNCADEPIRFPGAIQPHGLLVTLRGPDLHIQQISANVEALFGVAPAALLDQPLSMLTGPQAAAAVLQASHFIEQVEVPPLELHLQGLTYEGLLHCNNGILILELELKPDETELNHTMAKVRNLSRVLQRLQTGKTLPALYETCVSEIQALTGYDRVLIYRFQEEGHGQVIAEASAPAMELFNGMFFPASDIPEQARELYRTHWLRIIPDAAYEPVQLVPKLRPDTGQALDLSGAVLRSVSPIHCQYMQNMGVLSSMSISLMDGERLWGLISCGHRTPLHVPHELRMACQTIGQVLSLQISALQTLEISRQREAKIDALVHLNSAMEQGPENVFDGLALEPRLLMELTRASGVAIIEDKVLHRYGQCPHPEQIRDLYQWFKQSGDPVFSTHSLSTLYAPAAEYKDVASGLLAMCLPKPVDNAVLWFRSEIKESMPWSGDPKKPLNLERSATGLRLSPRTSFELWKVEVDGICDKWSHGDLFAANDLRRSALENDLSRQVLREQQAVRARDELVAVVSHDLRNPMTIISMLCGMMQKTFSSDGSHASRRITTAIDTMQQATSRMNILLEDLLDTSKIEAGRYTISPQSLDVTQIFEEALSLLTPLATDKGLELTFHSEPDLKIHADPERLFQVLSNLISNAIKFTPAQGTIQVAAITSGDDIVFSVRDSGKGIPAEQLPHIFERYWTAKEGNTSGTGLGLYISQGIIKAHGGLLVAQSTPGQGSEFRFTVPKFA, encoded by the coding sequence ATGAACCCACTGGACCCTGAAACCTTTGAAACCTTGCTGACCAATTGTGCAGACGAGCCCATTCGCTTTCCGGGGGCCATTCAACCCCACGGTCTTTTAGTGACCCTGCGTGGGCCCGATCTGCACATCCAGCAAATCAGTGCCAACGTCGAGGCGCTGTTCGGCGTAGCGCCTGCGGCCTTGCTGGATCAACCGCTGTCGATGCTGACCGGACCGCAGGCGGCAGCCGCAGTGCTACAGGCCAGTCACTTCATCGAACAGGTCGAGGTGCCGCCGCTGGAGCTGCACCTGCAGGGGCTGACCTATGAAGGTTTATTGCACTGCAACAATGGCATCCTGATTCTGGAGCTCGAATTAAAGCCCGATGAAACCGAGCTCAACCATACGATGGCCAAGGTGCGCAACCTGAGCCGGGTACTGCAACGCCTGCAAACTGGCAAGACCCTGCCCGCGCTGTATGAAACCTGCGTCAGCGAGATTCAGGCGCTGACCGGGTATGACCGGGTACTGATATACCGTTTTCAGGAAGAGGGGCACGGCCAGGTCATCGCCGAAGCATCAGCCCCTGCGATGGAGCTGTTCAACGGCATGTTCTTTCCTGCATCAGACATCCCCGAGCAGGCGCGCGAGCTTTATCGCACCCATTGGCTGCGCATCATTCCCGACGCGGCCTATGAGCCGGTACAGCTGGTCCCCAAATTGCGCCCTGACACGGGGCAAGCACTGGACCTCAGCGGGGCAGTCTTGCGCAGCGTGTCGCCGATCCACTGCCAATACATGCAAAACATGGGCGTACTGTCTTCGATGAGCATCTCCCTGATGGATGGCGAACGCCTCTGGGGCCTGATCAGTTGCGGCCATCGCACCCCTCTGCATGTGCCGCACGAACTGCGCATGGCGTGCCAGACGATTGGCCAGGTCCTGTCCTTACAGATCAGCGCCTTGCAAACCCTGGAAATCAGCCGCCAGCGAGAAGCAAAAATAGACGCTTTGGTGCACTTGAATAGCGCCATGGAGCAAGGCCCGGAAAACGTGTTCGACGGTCTGGCGCTGGAGCCCCGATTGTTGATGGAACTGACCCGGGCCAGCGGTGTAGCCATCATCGAAGACAAAGTGCTGCACCGTTACGGCCAATGCCCGCACCCCGAACAAATCCGTGATCTGTACCAATGGTTCAAGCAATCCGGCGACCCTGTGTTTTCCACGCACAGCCTGTCGACGCTTTATGCCCCGGCCGCCGAGTACAAGGATGTCGCCAGCGGCCTGCTGGCCATGTGTCTGCCCAAGCCTGTCGATAATGCCGTGCTGTGGTTTCGCAGCGAGATCAAAGAAAGCATGCCGTGGAGTGGCGACCCGAAAAAACCTCTCAACCTGGAACGCAGCGCTACCGGCTTGCGACTAAGCCCGCGCACCTCGTTCGAGCTGTGGAAGGTCGAGGTGGACGGTATCTGCGACAAATGGAGCCACGGCGATTTGTTCGCCGCCAACGACCTGCGCCGCTCGGCACTGGAAAACGACCTGAGCCGTCAGGTTCTGCGCGAACAGCAGGCGGTACGGGCACGGGATGAGTTGGTGGCGGTGGTGTCTCATGACTTGCGCAACCCCATGACCATCATCTCCATGCTGTGCGGGATGATGCAGAAAACCTTCAGCAGTGACGGCTCCCATGCTTCACGGCGCATCACAACCGCCATCGACACCATGCAACAGGCCACCAGCCGCATGAACATCCTGCTCGAAGACTTGCTCGATACGTCCAAGATAGAAGCCGGGCGCTACACCATCTCCCCGCAATCACTGGACGTGACCCAGATCTTTGAAGAAGCGCTGTCGTTGCTGACGCCATTAGCCACCGACAAGGGGCTCGAGCTGACCTTCCACTCAGAGCCCGATCTGAAAATTCATGCCGACCCCGAGCGCCTGTTCCAGGTGCTGTCCAACTTGATCAGCAACGCGATCAAGTTCACCCCTGCTCAAGGCACCATCCAAGTGGCCGCCATAACGAGCGGAGACGACATCGTGTTCAGCGTGCGCGACTCCGGCAAAGGCATCCCGGCCGAGCAACTGCCGCACATCTTTGAACGCTACTGGACGGCGAAGGAAGGCAATACGTCTGGCACTGGCCTTGGGCTGTACATTTCTCAAGGGATCATCAAGGCCCACGGCGGCCTGTTAGTTGCACAAAGCACCCCGGGCCAGGGAAGTGAATTCCGCTTTACCGTGCCTAAATTTGCGTGA
- the gltS gene encoding sodium/glutamate symporter: protein MLTFELDALSTLALALLLLGLGAQLKKRSYWLRQLCVPAPVIGGFGFALVIWLLRDQQLLNLTLDTSLQTPLMVAFFTTVGLGGSLGLLRKGGKLLFIYLGACWGLALVQNVVGVSVAKLLGIDPLLGIMAGAVSLEGGFGAAAAFGPIAENLGAVGATTAALAAATFGMVAGGLLGSPLARWLIERNKLTVKAEAVGNLKAFEEVVHTPPAALDAATLLRLLTCIVVIMVLGFWLGGSLQQHLGIVLPSYVGAMFVAIILRNLNDRTQAVEMPDHAVSTIGDVCLGMFLTMAMMSLKFWELEKLGLPLLVILVVQVVIMILLCVFVLFRLFGRNYDAAVLCAGFMGHGLGATPNAVANMGAICDHYKVFSYKAFIIVPLCGAVLIDIVAIPMITWFINAFS from the coding sequence ATGCTGACATTCGAACTGGATGCGCTGAGCACCCTCGCTCTCGCGTTGCTCCTGCTGGGCCTGGGTGCCCAGCTGAAAAAACGCAGCTACTGGCTGCGCCAACTTTGTGTTCCGGCGCCGGTGATTGGCGGCTTTGGTTTTGCCTTGGTGATCTGGCTGTTACGCGATCAGCAACTGCTCAACCTGACCCTCGATACCAGCCTGCAAACCCCGCTGATGGTGGCGTTTTTCACCACTGTCGGTCTGGGTGGCAGCCTGGGCCTGCTGCGCAAGGGCGGCAAGTTGCTGTTTATCTACCTGGGTGCGTGTTGGGGCCTGGCCCTGGTGCAAAACGTGGTGGGGGTCAGCGTGGCCAAGCTGCTGGGGATTGATCCGTTGCTGGGCATCATGGCCGGTGCCGTGTCGCTGGAAGGCGGTTTCGGTGCAGCGGCCGCGTTCGGCCCGATTGCCGAGAACCTCGGTGCGGTAGGCGCGACCACTGCCGCTCTGGCGGCAGCGACCTTCGGCATGGTGGCCGGCGGTTTGTTGGGCAGTCCGCTGGCGCGCTGGTTGATTGAACGCAACAAGCTCACGGTCAAGGCTGAAGCGGTGGGTAACCTCAAGGCCTTTGAAGAAGTGGTCCACACCCCGCCGGCGGCTCTGGACGCGGCGACCCTGCTGCGGCTGCTGACCTGCATCGTGGTGATCATGGTGCTGGGTTTCTGGCTGGGCGGCAGCTTGCAGCAGCATTTGGGCATCGTGTTGCCAAGCTATGTGGGCGCGATGTTTGTGGCCATCATTCTGCGCAACCTCAATGACCGCACCCAGGCTGTCGAGATGCCTGACCATGCCGTGAGCACCATTGGTGACGTGTGCCTGGGCATGTTCCTGACCATGGCCATGATGAGCCTGAAGTTCTGGGAGCTGGAGAAGCTGGGGTTGCCGCTGCTGGTGATTCTGGTGGTGCAAGTGGTGATCATGATCCTGCTCTGCGTGTTCGTCCTGTTCCGCCTGTTTGGCCGCAACTACGACGCCGCCGTCCTGTGTGCAGGCTTCATGGGGCACGGGCTGGGAGCGACGCCCAATGCCGTGGCCAACATGGGCGCCATCTGCGATCACTACAAAGTGTTCTCCTACAAAGCCTTCATCATCGTGCCGTTATGCGGTGCAGTACTGATCGACATTGTGGCGATCCCGATGATCACCTGGTTTATCAACGCGTTCAGCTGA